GACGACGGCCACCTGGTGGTCGACGGTGCCAACGCCACGCTGCCGCTGAACCCCGAAAGCCCGTACGTCGTCCAGGACGGGCGCATCTTCCGCGAGACGATCGACCTCGGCCTGAGCGTCACCCCGGTGGGCCGGCCGCGGTTCTACGACCTGTCCACAACGGACGGTGTGCCCTACCGGAAGATCGCCCTGCTGCACGGCAAGGACGTCCTCGCGACGACGGTCGTCCAGACGTGCATCCGGTACGCCGAGGACCAGCGCTGCCGGTTCTGCACCATCGAGGAGTCGCTGCGGTCAGGGGCCACCGTGGCCGCGAAGACCCCGCAGCAGCTCGCGGAGGTCGCCGAAGCGGCCGTGCGGCTCGACGGCGTCCGGCAGATGGTGATGACGACCGGCACGACGTCCGGGCCCGACCGCGGCGCCCGGCACCTCGTGCGCTGCGTCCGCGCGGTGCTCGAGGCCGTGCCGGGCCTGCCGATCCAGGTGCAGATCGAGCCACCCGGCGACCTCGGCGTCCTGCAGGACCTGCGGGACGCCGGGGCGACGTCGATCGGCATCCACGTCGAGTCGCTGGACGACGACGTCCGGCGGCGCTGGATGCCCGGCAAGTCGACCGTGCCGATGGCGGAGTACGAAGCCGCGTGGGCGGAGGCGGTCCGGGTGTTCGGCCGCAACCGCGTCTCGACGTACCTGCTGATCGGCCTCGGCGAGGACCCGGACGCCCTGGTCGAGGGCGCCGGGCGGTTGATCGACCTGGGCGTCTACCCCTTCGCCGTGCCGATGCGGCCGATGGTCGGGACGCTGGCCCGGCGGGACGGCGCCACCGCGCCTTCGCCGGCGCTGGTCGCCGACGTCACCGGCCGGATCGCCGCGCTGCTGCGAGCGGCCGGGATGACCGGCGCCGACCAGGGCGCGGGCTGTGCCGCGTGCGGTGCGTGCGGGCTGCTCAGCGCGGCGGGAGGCTGAGGTGGACCACGACATCCTCGCGTTGCTGGGCGACGTCCGCAGTGTGGCGGCGCGCCCGGCGTTCTCGATCGGCGAAGCCGACCACAGTGGACTGACGGCGTACCGCGCGTTGCGCCACGAAGCTTTCGTGGCCCGGCAAGGGCTCTTCGCCGGGCACGACCTCGACGACCACGACACCGACCCGCGCACCCTGGTCCTGGTCGCCCGCGACGCGTCGGGGGAAGTGCGAGGCGGCGTCCGGCTCGGCCCGGCGACCGACGGCCCGGACGTCGGCTGGTGGAAGGGCGGCCGCCTGGTCGTCGCCCCCGGATCACCGCCCGGGATCGGCTCGGCCCTGGTCCGCGCGGCCTGCGCGCGAGCCGAAGCCGAGGGCGCGCTGCGGTTCGAGGCGACCGTGCAGCCGCGCACCGAGCGGCTGTTCACCCGGCTCGGCTGGCAGCGCGTGCGGCCGGTGACCGTCGCCGGCCACGACCACGTGCTGATGCGCCGGCCGATCGGCCGGATCGCCGCGCTGGCCCGCGCGACGAAGGCCGCGCTCGGCCCGCTGCTGCGCGGGCTGACCGGCGTACCCGGCTTCGTCGGCGACGACGGCGTCCCGCTGCCCGGCACCGACGTCGTCGCGGCGTGCGACGCGATCATCCCGTCCATGGTCGAGCGCGACCCGGAATGGGCGGGCTGGTGCTCGGTGCTGGTCAACCTCAACGACCTCGCCGCGATGGGCGCCACCCCGACCGGGCTGCTCGACGCGCTCGGTGCCCGTGACGCGTCCTTCGCCGCCCGTGTCCTCAGTGGACTGCGGAAGGCGAGCGAGGCGTACGGCGTCCCGGTGCTCGGCGGCCACACCCAGTTCGGCGTCCCGGCTTCGCTCTCGGTCACCGCGCTGGGCCGGACCACCGACCCGGTGCCCGGTGGGGGTGGCCAGCCGGGTGAGCGCGTCTGGCTCACCGCCGACCTCGGCGGTGGCTGGCGCCCCGGCTACACCGGACGCCAGTGGGACTCGACGAGCTTCCGCCGCACGCCCGAGCTGCGTGAACTGCTCGGTTCGGTCGCGAAGGCGCGACCGGCGGCGGCCAAGGACGTCTCGATGGCCGGGATCGCGGGCACCCTCGGCATGCTCGCCGAGGCATCCGGCTGCGGCGCGGTGCTGGACGTCGGCAAGGTGCCGCGGCCGCGCGGGGCGTCCACCGGGGACTGGCTGACCTGCTTCCCCGGCTTCGCGATGCTCACCACCGGCACGCCCGCACCCGCGGGCCCGGCAGTGACCGCGGACTGCGGCGAACTGGTCGCGGGCACCGGCGTCACGCTGCGCTGGCCCGACGGCGAAACGACGCCCGCCATCGACGGCGGCGTCACCGGATTGGGGAACTCATGACGACACTCAGGATGGCCGCGGTCGCCGCGCCGTTCGACCGCGACCTCGAAGGCGACTTCGCGCGCATCGAAAAGCTGATCGGCGAGGCGAAGGCCGAGGGCGTGCGGTTGCTGGCGCTGCCGGAGGCCTGCCTCGGCGGTTACCTCGCCAACCTCGACGGCGATGCCGAAGGCCCACCCGCGCTGGCCGTCGACGGCCCCGAGCTGAAGCGGCTGGCCGCGCTGGCGGGAGACCTCGTCGTCACGGCCGGGTACTGCGAACTCGCCGGCGGGCGGCGGTACAACTCCGCGGTCTGCGTGCACGGCGACGGCGTCCTCGGGAACCACCGCAAGGTCCACCAGCCGCTGGCCGAGAACGCCAGCTACGGCGCCGGCCGCGGGTTCGCCGCGTTCGACACGCCGGTCGGGCGCCTCGGCATGATGATCTGCTACGACAAGGCGTTCCCCGAGTCCGCGCGGGCGCTCGCGCTGGACGGCGCCGAGGTCGTCGTCTGCATGAGCGCGTGGCCGGGCAGCCGGACCAACCCGGCCGCCGACCTCGCCGAGGACCGGTGGAAACGGCGGTTCGACCTGTTCGACCGGGCCCGCGCGCTGGAGAACCAGATCGTCTGGCTCTCGGCGAACCAGTCCGGCACCTTCGGCGACCTGCGGTTCGTCGCCGGCGCCAAGATCGTCGACCCCGGCGGCGAGATCGTCGCCGACACCGGTGTCGCCGAAGGGATGGCGATCGCCGAGTTCGACGTCCAGGCGGCCCTCGCGACGGCGCGCCGGTCGATGGGGCACCTGGCGGACAGACGGCCGGATGCCTACCCGGTTAGTGTCCCGTGAATGGGGCAGATCCGGATCGCCGCCGTCGCCGCGCACTTCGGCCGCGACCTCGACTTCGACCTGCAGCGCATCGCGACGCTGATCGACCACGCGCGCTCGTCCGGCGCGGCGCTGCTGGTGCTGCCGGACGCGGCCCTCGGCGGGTACCTCGCCGACCTGCGCCATCCGGACCCGGAAGCGCTCCCGCCGGCCCTCGACCCCGACTGCGCGGAGCTGAAGACCATCCAGTCGCTGGCCGCGGAGATGGTCGTGTGCGTCGGCTACTGCGAGGCCGACGGGCCGCGCCGCTACAACTCCGCGGTGTGCGTCACCGGTGACGGCGTCCTCGGCCGGCACCGCAAGGTCCACCAGCCGCCGGGGGAGAGCATCGCGTACGAACCGGGCGCCGAGTTCGCGGCGTTCGAGACGCCGGTCGGGCGGCTCGGCATGCTGATCGACTACGACAAGACGTTCCCCGAGTCGGCCCGGTCCCTCGCGGTCGACGGCGCGGACATCGTCGCCTGCCTGAGCGCGTGGCCGACCAGCATCACCAACCGCGCGCCGCGGATGGCGCAGGACCGCCAGTCGCGGCTGTTCGACCTCTACGACCAGGCGCGGGCGGCGGAGAACCAGGTCGTGCTCGTGTCGTCCAACCAGACCGGCGCGATGGGCGGCATGCGGTTCCTCGGCCAGGCCAAGGTCGTCGGGCCGGGCGGCGAGATCCTCGCCCGGACCTGGTCCAAGGCCGGCATCGCGGTCGCCGAGCTGGACGTCGAACAAGAACTCGCGAACGCCCGCCGCGTGCTGCACCACCTGGGCGAACGGAAACCTTCGGTGTACCGGGAGGCTTGATGCGCATCGCCCTGCTGAGCTACTCGACGAAACCGCGCGGCGGGGTGGTGCACACGCTCGCCCTGGCCGAGGCCCTCGCCGCGCTCGGCGAGGACGTCACGGTCTGGACGCTCGGCCGGGGCGGCGACGCGGGGTTCTTCCGGCCGGTCGACCCTGCTGTGCGATTGTCGATCGTGCCCTTCCCGGACGTCCCGGGCGAAAGCGTCGGCGAGCGGATCCTGCGGTCGATCGCGGTGCTGCGCGCGGCTTTCACGCCGGACGCGTACGACGTCGTCCACGCGCAGGACTGCATCAGCGCCAACGCCGTCGACCACTGCGTCCGGACCGTCCACCACCTGGACACCTTCACGACGCCGGAGCTGGCGGCCTGCCACGAACGCGCCATCGTCCGGCCGCACGCGCACATCTGCGTGTCCGCCTCGGTCGCGGCGGAGGTCCGCGACGGCTGGGGCATCGAAGCGGCGGTGATCCCCAACGGCGTCGACTACGCCCGCTTCGCCGCGGCCCGCCGTTCGCCGGAGCGGGGCCGGTACGTGCTGGCCGTGGGCGGCATCGAGCCGCGCAAGGGCTCGCTGGACCTGCTGGAGGCGTACGCGCTGCTGGCCGAACCGGACGTCCGGCTGCTGATCGCGGGCGGCGAGACGCTCTTCGACTACCGCGACTACCGCACCCGCTGGGAGAAGCGCGCCGCCGAGCTGGGGGTCGAGCCGGAAGTGCTGGGTCCGGTCGCGCACGAGGAACTGCCGTCGCTGATGGCGTCGGCCGCCGTGTTCGCCTTCCCGTCGACCAAGGAGGGGTTCGGGCTGGCGGCGATGGAGGCCCTCGCCGCCGGGGTGCCGGTGGTGACCCGCGACCTGCCCGTGCTGCGGGAGGTCTTCGGCGGGGTGGCCCGGTTCGCCGCCGACCCGCCCGGCTTCGCGCGCGAGCTGCGGGCCGCGCTCGACGGCGTCGACCCCGAGCCCGGCCGGGCCCTGGC
This genomic window from Amycolatopsis mongoliensis contains:
- a CDS encoding MSMEG_0568 family radical SAM protein encodes the protein MRVGIEEDLETRADIAVRGVRVDAPVQRSKGAGPSDDGHLVVDGANATLPLNPESPYVVQDGRIFRETIDLGLSVTPVGRPRFYDLSTTDGVPYRKIALLHGKDVLATTVVQTCIRYAEDQRCRFCTIEESLRSGATVAAKTPQQLAEVAEAAVRLDGVRQMVMTTGTTSGPDRGARHLVRCVRAVLEAVPGLPIQVQIEPPGDLGVLQDLRDAGATSIGIHVESLDDDVRRRWMPGKSTVPMAEYEAAWAEAVRVFGRNRVSTYLLIGLGEDPDALVEGAGRLIDLGVYPFAVPMRPMVGTLARRDGATAPSPALVADVTGRIAALLRAAGMTGADQGAGCAACGACGLLSAAGG
- a CDS encoding MSMEG_0567/sll0787 family protein gives rise to the protein MDHDILALLGDVRSVAARPAFSIGEADHSGLTAYRALRHEAFVARQGLFAGHDLDDHDTDPRTLVLVARDASGEVRGGVRLGPATDGPDVGWWKGGRLVVAPGSPPGIGSALVRAACARAEAEGALRFEATVQPRTERLFTRLGWQRVRPVTVAGHDHVLMRRPIGRIAALARATKAALGPLLRGLTGVPGFVGDDGVPLPGTDVVAACDAIIPSMVERDPEWAGWCSVLVNLNDLAAMGATPTGLLDALGARDASFAARVLSGLRKASEAYGVPVLGGHTQFGVPASLSVTALGRTTDPVPGGGGQPGERVWLTADLGGGWRPGYTGRQWDSTSFRRTPELRELLGSVAKARPAAAKDVSMAGIAGTLGMLAEASGCGAVLDVGKVPRPRGASTGDWLTCFPGFAMLTTGTPAPAGPAVTADCGELVAGTGVTLRWPDGETTPAIDGGVTGLGNS
- a CDS encoding carbon-nitrogen hydrolase family protein, translating into MTTLRMAAVAAPFDRDLEGDFARIEKLIGEAKAEGVRLLALPEACLGGYLANLDGDAEGPPALAVDGPELKRLAALAGDLVVTAGYCELAGGRRYNSAVCVHGDGVLGNHRKVHQPLAENASYGAGRGFAAFDTPVGRLGMMICYDKAFPESARALALDGAEVVVCMSAWPGSRTNPAADLAEDRWKRRFDLFDRARALENQIVWLSANQSGTFGDLRFVAGAKIVDPGGEIVADTGVAEGMAIAEFDVQAALATARRSMGHLADRRPDAYPVSVP
- a CDS encoding carbon-nitrogen hydrolase family protein translates to MGQIRIAAVAAHFGRDLDFDLQRIATLIDHARSSGAALLVLPDAALGGYLADLRHPDPEALPPALDPDCAELKTIQSLAAEMVVCVGYCEADGPRRYNSAVCVTGDGVLGRHRKVHQPPGESIAYEPGAEFAAFETPVGRLGMLIDYDKTFPESARSLAVDGADIVACLSAWPTSITNRAPRMAQDRQSRLFDLYDQARAAENQVVLVSSNQTGAMGGMRFLGQAKVVGPGGEILARTWSKAGIAVAELDVEQELANARRVLHHLGERKPSVYREA
- a CDS encoding MSMEG_0565 family glycosyltransferase — encoded protein: MRIALLSYSTKPRGGVVHTLALAEALAALGEDVTVWTLGRGGDAGFFRPVDPAVRLSIVPFPDVPGESVGERILRSIAVLRAAFTPDAYDVVHAQDCISANAVDHCVRTVHHLDTFTTPELAACHERAIVRPHAHICVSASVAAEVRDGWGIEAAVIPNGVDYARFAAARRSPERGRYVLAVGGIEPRKGSLDLLEAYALLAEPDVRLLIAGGETLFDYRDYRTRWEKRAAELGVEPEVLGPVAHEELPSLMASAAVFAFPSTKEGFGLAAMEALAAGVPVVTRDLPVLREVFGGVARFAADPPGFARELRAALDGVDPEPGRALARRYTWSAAAEAHRAFYRRSGDRVVSRAAARKT